In one Camelus dromedarius isolate mCamDro1 chromosome 31, mCamDro1.pat, whole genome shotgun sequence genomic region, the following are encoded:
- the DUSP18 gene encoding dual specificity protein phosphatase 18 produces MTASPCAFPVQFRQPSVSGLSQITSSLYISNGVAANNKLMLSSNHITTVINVSVEVVNTVYEDIRYVQVPVADTPGSRLCDFFDPIADHIHSVEMEQGRTLLHCAAGVSRSAALCLAYLMKYHAMSLLEAHTWTKSCRPIIRPNNGFWEQLIHYEFQLFGKNTVHMVSSPVGVIPDIYEKEVRLMIPL; encoded by the coding sequence ATGACAGCATCCCCGTGTGCCTTCCCGGTTCAGTTCCGGCAGCCCTCGGTCAGCGGCCTCTCACAGATCACCAGCAGCCTGTATATCAGCAATGGGGTGGCTGCCAACAACAAGCTCATGCTCTCCAGCAACCACATCACCACTGTCATCAACGTCTCGGTGGAGGTGGTGAACACGGTGTACGAGGACATCCGCTACGTGCAGGTGCCTGTGGCTGACACACCTGGCTCGCGGCTCTGTGACTTCTTTGACCCCATTGCAGACCACATCCACAGCGTGGAGATGGAGCAGGGCCGCACCCTGCTGCACTGCGCCGCTGGCGTGAGCCGCTCAGCCGCCCTCTGCCTCGCCTACCTCATGAAGTACCACGCCATGTCCCTGCTAGAGGCCCACACATGGACCAAGTCGTGCCGGCCCATCATCCGGCCCAACAATGGCTTTTGGGAGCAGCTCATCCACTATGAGTTCCAGCTGTTCGGAAAGAACACAGTGCACATGGTCAGCTCCCCTGTGGGAGTGATCCCTGACATCTATGAGAAGGAGGTCCGTCTGATGATCCCACTGTGA